One part of the Dermacentor andersoni chromosome 2, qqDerAnde1_hic_scaffold, whole genome shotgun sequence genome encodes these proteins:
- the Pburs gene encoding partner of bursicon isoform X2 yields MTWRMLTVAAAISALWLTTAAVSASLASALEGPGGGGSSCRLQETSIRITRDHSDDQGSPVRTCEGTVLVSRCEGTCVSQVQPSITLPHGFLKECNCCRETYMNRREIQLQDCFDPNGQKLYGADGSMTIFLEEPQDCSCHKCGG; encoded by the exons ATGACTTGGCGTATGCTGACCGTGGCGGCAGCGATATCTGCACTCTGGCTAACGACGGCGGCAGTCAGCGCCAGTCTGGCGTCCGCCCTCGAGGGTCCAGGAGGAGGTGGGTCCAGCTGCCGGCTTCAGGAGACGAGCATCCGCATCACGCGCGACCACAGCGACGACCAAGGAAGCCCCGTGCGCACCTGTGAGGGCACTGTACTCGTGAGTCGCTGCGAGGGAACCTGCGTGTCCCAGGTGCAGCCGTCCATCACGCTGCCACACGGATTTCTCAAG GAGTGCAACTGCTGCCGAGAGACCTACATGAACCGGCGCGAGATACAGCTGCAAGACTGCTTCGACCCCAACGGTCAAAAACTGTACGGTGCTGACGGAAGCATGACCATATTCCTCGAAGAGCCCCAGGACTGCTCCTGTCACAAGTGCGGAGGTTGA
- the Pburs gene encoding partner of bursicon isoform X1 has protein sequence MTWRMLTVAAAISALWLTTAAVSASLASALEGPGGGGSSCRLQETSIRITRDHSDDQGSPVRTCEGTVLVSRCEGTCVSQVQPSITLPHGFLKASSPHFGTSECNCCRETYMNRREIQLQDCFDPNGQKLYGADGSMTIFLEEPQDCSCHKCGG, from the exons ATGACTTGGCGTATGCTGACCGTGGCGGCAGCGATATCTGCACTCTGGCTAACGACGGCGGCAGTCAGCGCCAGTCTGGCGTCCGCCCTCGAGGGTCCAGGAGGAGGTGGGTCCAGCTGCCGGCTTCAGGAGACGAGCATCCGCATCACGCGCGACCACAGCGACGACCAAGGAAGCCCCGTGCGCACCTGTGAGGGCACTGTACTCGTGAGTCGCTGCGAGGGAACCTGCGTGTCCCAGGTGCAGCCGTCCATCACGCTGCCACACGGATTTCTCAAG GCATCATCGCCACACTTTGGAACATCG GAGTGCAACTGCTGCCGAGAGACCTACATGAACCGGCGCGAGATACAGCTGCAAGACTGCTTCGACCCCAACGGTCAAAAACTGTACGGTGCTGACGGAAGCATGACCATATTCCTCGAAGAGCCCCAGGACTGCTCCTGTCACAAGTGCGGAGGTTGA